One window of the Takifugu rubripes chromosome 13, fTakRub1.2, whole genome shotgun sequence genome contains the following:
- the tox3 gene encoding TOX high mobility group box family member 3 — translation MDVRFYPSAGGNSIPGEPPNMDFAHCLGYYNFNKFQNNNNYMNMAEANGALLAPGDTFHTPSLGDEEFEIPPITPPPETESGLGLSDVDSPFPAMREPPIPHRGPIIPQFPPQSLDLPSITISRNMMEQEGMSVNNGQPVNLGPGHLRQYPPNPAMVMKSIITMNGPNGMMPRNQLTTINQSQLSGPLSLNMAGPNITHTSPSPPASKSATPSPSSSINEDEQDESNRMIGEKRPAPIDPTKKPKTPKKKKKKDPNEPQKPVSAYALFFRDTQAAIKGQNPNATFGEVSKIVASMWDGLGEEQKQVYKSKTEAAKKEYLKALAAYRASLVSKAAAESAEAQTIRSVQQTLASTSLSPGLVLPSPLNQHPSMSSASQALQQALPRAIAPKPLQMRLGGSQIVTSVTVSHQNMPSGMPPQMLNQMGPGGAMVAGAQSTAVSQMSPPMQPVQQHAMQQLQQQQQMQQHLQHHQMQQQQMHHQQIQQQMQHQHFQQHLQQQLQQHHMQQQQQQQQQQQQQQQQQHMQMQHMQMQHHLHQQQMQHLQQQQQQHHQQQQHQSQCSPPQHSPGTPHSVGGSVSLGSPQPAPQQQPHPSQIQAHAQAMSQVSIY, via the exons ACTTTTCATACACCAAGTTTGGGAGACGAGGAGTTTGAGATTCCTCCCATCACACCTCCACCTGAGACGGAGTCGGGTCTGGGCCTCTCGGATGTGGATTCGCCTTTCCCGGCAATGCGAGAACCACCAATTCCACACAGGGGTCCCATAATCCCTCAGTTCCCCCCTCAGAGCCTGGATCTGCCCTCTATTACCATCTCACGCAACATGATGGAGCAGGAAGGGATGTCTGTCAATAACGGCCAACCTGTG AATCTTGGACCGGGCCATCTTCGCCAGTACCCACCCAACCCAGCCATGGTGATGAAGTCCATCATCACCATGAACGGTCCCAACGGGATGATGCCACGGAATCAGTTGACCACCATCAACCAGTCCCAACTCAGTGGACCACTGAGCCTAAATATGGCAGGACCCAATATAACTCATACTTCTCCATCACCGCCTGCTAGCAAGTCCGCCACACCCTCCCCTTCCAGCTCCATAAATGAAGATGAGCAGGACGAAAGCAACAGG ATGATTGGGGAGAAGCGACCAGCACCCATAGATCCAACAAAGAAACCCAAAActccaaagaaaaagaagaagaaggatcCAAATGAACCTCAGAAGCCAGTGTCGGCCTATGCCCTGTTCTTCAGAGATACCCAGGCCGCTATTAAGGGTCAGAACCCCAATGCCACCTTTGGGGAGGTTTCCAAGATTGTTGCCTCAATGTGGGATGGCttgggagaggagcagaagcag GTTtataaaagcaaaacagaagctgccaaaaaagaatatttaaaagcCCTCGCTGCATATCGCGCTAGCCTGGTTTCAAAG GCTGCTGCGGAATCAGCCGAGGCCCAAACCATCCGCTCAGTGCAGCAGACGCTGGCCTCCACCAGTCTGTCCCCAGGTCTGGTGCTACCTTCACCCCTCAACCAGCACCCCTCCATGTCGTCAGCATCTCAAGCCCTCCAGCAAGCCCTGCCCAGAGCTATTGCCCCAAAACCCCTGCAGATGAGACTGGGGGGCAGTCAGATCGTAACCTCGGTTACAGTCTCCCATCAGAACATGCCCTCTGGGATGCCACCACAGATGCTCAACCAGATGGGTCCTGGAGGTGCCATGGTAGCGGGTGCCCAGTCCACAGCAGTGTCTCAGATGAGTCCACCCATGCAGCCAGTGCAGCAGCACGccatgcagcagctccagcagcagcaacagatgcaacagcacctccagcaccatcagatgcagcagcagcagatgcatcaccagcagatccagcagcaaatgcagcatcaGCATTTCCAGCAACACCTCCAACAGCAACTACAACAACACCacatgcaacagcagcagcagcagcagcagcaacagcagcagcagcagcagcaacagcacatGCAGATGCAGCACATGCAGATGCAACATCACCTGCATCAGCAACAGatgcagcatctccagcagcagcagcagcagcatcatcagcagcagcagcaccagtccCAATGCTCCCCACCACAGCACTCTCCTGGCACGCCACATTCAGTGGGAGGCTCCGTGTCACTCGGCAGCCCCCAGCctgccccccagcagcagccgcacCCCTCCCAAATCCAGGCCCATGCCCAGGCCATGTCCCAGGTCAGCATTTACTGA